In Acidaminococcus timonensis, one DNA window encodes the following:
- the glpX gene encoding class II fructose-bisphosphatase yields MNRELSMEFVRVTEAAAIASGRGVGLGDKNGIDQLAVDAMRKMFDTVNISGTVVIGEGEMDEAPMLYIGEHVGAGGPEVDIAVDPVEGTNLVAKGQNGAIAVIAIAPKGCLLHAPDMYMDKIAVGPRAKGCINIDDPVAVNLERVAKAMHRNVNDLVVVALDRPRHRKIIEEVRAAGARIRLISDGDVNPIIETGLEGSGVHMYIGRGGAPEGVLAACGLKCLGGDMQARLVPENEDQVERCRKMGIEDTKKILTIDDLVKGDDAMFTATAITNCDNLRGVNYFGNGARTDTISMRYATGTVRFVDAVHTFNRDDINVKL; encoded by the coding sequence ATGAATAGAGAATTATCCATGGAATTTGTCCGCGTAACGGAAGCTGCCGCCATTGCCAGTGGTCGTGGCGTTGGCCTGGGGGACAAGAACGGCATTGACCAGCTGGCTGTAGACGCCATGCGGAAAATGTTCGACACCGTGAACATCAGTGGTACGGTTGTCATCGGCGAAGGGGAAATGGATGAAGCCCCGATGCTGTATATCGGTGAACATGTAGGGGCCGGCGGTCCGGAAGTGGATATCGCTGTGGACCCTGTAGAAGGCACGAACCTGGTGGCCAAAGGCCAGAACGGCGCCATTGCCGTCATCGCCATTGCTCCGAAAGGCTGCCTGCTCCATGCTCCCGATATGTACATGGATAAGATCGCTGTGGGTCCCCGTGCCAAAGGCTGCATCAACATCGACGATCCTGTGGCTGTGAACCTGGAACGGGTTGCCAAGGCCATGCACCGGAATGTCAACGACCTGGTGGTGGTTGCCCTGGATCGTCCCCGTCACCGCAAGATCATTGAAGAAGTCCGTGCAGCAGGTGCCCGGATCCGTCTGATCAGCGACGGCGATGTGAATCCCATCATCGAAACCGGCCTGGAAGGGTCTGGCGTGCATATGTACATCGGCCGGGGCGGCGCTCCGGAAGGCGTACTGGCTGCTTGCGGGCTGAAATGCCTGGGTGGCGATATGCAGGCCCGTCTGGTTCCGGAAAACGAGGACCAGGTGGAACGGTGCCGCAAGATGGGGATCGAAGATACGAAGAAAATCCTGACCATCGACGATCTGGTCAAGGGCGATGATGCCATGTTCACGGCAACGGCCATCACCAACTGTGACAACCTGCGGGGTGTCAACTACTTCGGCAATGGTGCCCGGACGGATACCATTTCCATGCGGTATGCCACCGGCACTGTCCGGTTCGTGGATGCCGTACATACCTTTAATCGGGACGACATCAACGTCAAACTGTAA
- the argS gene encoding arginine--tRNA ligase, translated as MDMKNVLAEAVTAAVRKAIEAGKLPQGELAPVVLTVPPQKSFGDFATNFALQAARNFHCAPRVIAGAVQEFLDCPQVEKVEIAGPGFLNFYLKEDWLAAALKAIVDKGESYGNLPPKKGEKIQIEYVSANPTGPLHVGHGRGAAVGSALANLMKAAGYDVTREYYINDAGNQMHNLALSVNARYLELFNIPCEFPENGYHGEDIKVTARRIRDKYGDKFIHMPEEQRLEQFQTIAKEEKLAALKEDLEAFNCEFDVWFSEQSLHDADKIHQVVDELQEKGYVYEKEGAKWFRSTAFGDDKDRVVIRDNGVSTYFAADIAYHQNKFQRGFDRVINLWGADHHGYIPRVKAAMQALGYDPERLEVLILQMVALYRNGQLVKMSKRTGKSVTLNELIEEVGTDAARFFFIMRSMDSQLDFDLTLATEHSNDNPVYYVQYAHARICSILRQLEEASVVLDKDCDLTVLKEPIEIDLIKKLNDYEELIETAAAERAPHKIAHYVYDLAGLFHSFYNQCRVLGVEPAVQQARLVLITAVGNTLRHGLKILGVSAPDHM; from the coding sequence GTGGACATGAAGAATGTACTGGCGGAAGCCGTCACAGCTGCCGTCCGGAAAGCCATTGAGGCAGGTAAACTGCCCCAGGGTGAACTGGCACCGGTGGTATTGACCGTACCGCCCCAGAAATCTTTTGGCGATTTTGCCACCAATTTTGCGTTGCAGGCGGCCCGGAATTTCCATTGTGCACCCCGGGTGATCGCTGGAGCTGTCCAGGAATTCCTGGATTGCCCCCAGGTGGAGAAAGTGGAAATCGCCGGTCCCGGATTTTTGAACTTCTACTTGAAGGAAGACTGGCTGGCTGCCGCTCTGAAGGCCATTGTGGACAAAGGGGAGAGCTATGGGAATCTGCCGCCGAAAAAGGGCGAAAAGATTCAGATCGAGTACGTCAGTGCCAATCCCACCGGTCCGCTCCATGTGGGCCATGGACGGGGAGCGGCTGTGGGCAGTGCCCTGGCCAATCTGATGAAGGCCGCCGGGTACGATGTGACCCGGGAGTATTACATCAACGATGCCGGCAACCAGATGCACAACCTGGCCCTGTCCGTGAATGCCCGGTACCTGGAACTGTTCAACATCCCCTGCGAATTCCCGGAAAACGGGTACCACGGGGAAGACATCAAGGTGACGGCCAGACGGATCCGGGACAAATACGGCGACAAGTTCATCCATATGCCGGAAGAACAGCGCCTGGAGCAGTTCCAGACCATTGCCAAGGAAGAGAAACTGGCTGCCCTGAAGGAAGACCTGGAAGCCTTCAATTGTGAGTTCGACGTCTGGTTCAGTGAACAGTCCCTCCATGACGCCGATAAGATCCACCAGGTGGTGGACGAACTCCAGGAAAAAGGGTATGTGTACGAAAAAGAAGGAGCCAAGTGGTTCAGATCCACGGCCTTCGGAGACGATAAAGACCGGGTGGTCATCCGCGACAATGGGGTATCCACGTATTTTGCCGCGGACATCGCTTACCACCAGAACAAATTCCAGCGGGGCTTTGACCGGGTCATCAACCTGTGGGGTGCCGATCATCACGGGTACATTCCCCGGGTGAAGGCGGCCATGCAGGCCCTGGGCTATGATCCCGAACGGCTGGAAGTGCTGATCCTCCAGATGGTGGCACTGTACCGGAACGGCCAGCTGGTGAAGATGAGCAAGCGGACGGGCAAGAGCGTCACGCTGAACGAACTGATCGAGGAAGTGGGCACCGATGCGGCCCGGTTCTTCTTCATCATGCGGAGCATGGACAGCCAGCTGGACTTCGATCTGACGCTGGCTACGGAACATTCCAATGACAATCCGGTGTACTATGTACAGTATGCCCATGCCCGGATCTGCAGCATCCTGCGGCAGCTGGAAGAGGCCAGTGTGGTCCTGGATAAGGACTGTGACCTGACCGTCCTGAAGGAACCCATCGAAATCGATCTGATCAAGAAACTGAACGATTACGAGGAGCTGATCGAAACGGCGGCAGCCGAACGGGCTCCCCACAAGATCGCCCATTATGTGTACGACCTGGCCGGACTGTTCCATTCGTTCTACAACCAGTGCCGTGTCCTGGGCGTGGAACCTGCCGTGCAGCAGGCTCGTCTGGTATTGATTACAGCTGTGGGCAACACCTTGCGCCATGGTTTGAAGATCCTGGGTGTCAGCGCTCCGGACCATATGTAA
- a CDS encoding putative polysaccharide biosynthesis protein — MADRFMKGTLILTAAGLLVKILGSVNRILLSRLLGGEGIGLYQIAYPLYLLLVALSSAGVPAAMSILISRRAAVNDRKGARRILGISTGLMALAGVAFAALAWVLVPWLIDGGIVKDGRARMAMLALVPAIGLSIPVACFRGYFQGFQEMTPTAVSQILEQFTRVVSMVVLAWLLLPQGLAMGAAGAAFGAVPGAVASLGILLWFYYRQQQRWRQEELCPGPSEELSLGSTAWQLISLALPVTCANLMVPVVSGIEMILVPDRLLAAGFTVAASTRGLGYLSGMAMPLVNMGTIPTNSLAASVVPAVAEAKAKGRRDLLENKTKRAFRFFLLLNVPAAVGVYLLGTPISQVLYGTRFAGPAITALAPAILFLGLHQVSTALLQGLGHTRVPMCNMLLSLIVKVGLLWTLTAIPAYNIRGAAWATDANLAAAGLANLGFLYYTDRLTLPWKDLVRITVSAVVMGGAVYALGPMLSGVLSNRILWLMAEVMLGAGVYGLMLVLTRELRISDFKRREQP, encoded by the coding sequence ATGGCTGACCGCTTTATGAAAGGGACACTGATCCTGACGGCTGCCGGGCTGCTGGTGAAAATCCTGGGGTCCGTGAATCGGATCCTGCTTTCCCGGCTGTTGGGCGGGGAGGGCATCGGGTTGTACCAGATCGCCTATCCCCTGTACCTGCTTCTGGTAGCCCTGTCCTCCGCCGGGGTCCCGGCGGCCATGTCCATCCTGATTTCCCGCCGGGCGGCAGTGAATGACCGGAAAGGGGCCCGGCGCATCCTGGGGATTTCCACCGGGCTCATGGCCCTGGCCGGAGTGGCCTTTGCGGCCCTGGCCTGGGTGCTGGTTCCCTGGCTGATCGACGGAGGTATCGTCAAGGACGGGCGGGCCAGGATGGCCATGCTGGCCCTGGTGCCCGCCATCGGCCTGTCCATTCCGGTGGCCTGCTTCCGGGGGTATTTCCAGGGGTTCCAGGAAATGACGCCCACGGCTGTTTCCCAGATCCTGGAACAGTTCACCCGGGTGGTTTCCATGGTGGTCCTGGCCTGGCTGCTGCTGCCTCAGGGACTGGCCATGGGAGCGGCCGGAGCAGCTTTCGGGGCTGTCCCCGGTGCCGTGGCCAGCCTGGGGATCCTGCTGTGGTTCTATTACCGGCAGCAGCAGCGCTGGCGGCAGGAGGAGCTGTGCCCGGGACCTTCGGAAGAGCTGTCCCTGGGTTCCACGGCCTGGCAGCTGATTTCCCTGGCACTGCCGGTGACCTGCGCCAATCTGATGGTGCCCGTGGTCAGCGGCATCGAGATGATCCTGGTACCGGACCGGCTGCTGGCCGCCGGATTTACGGTGGCAGCCTCCACACGGGGGCTGGGCTACCTTTCCGGGATGGCCATGCCTCTGGTGAACATGGGGACAATCCCCACCAATTCCCTGGCGGCCTCTGTGGTGCCCGCCGTGGCGGAAGCCAAAGCCAAAGGCCGGAGGGACCTGCTGGAGAACAAGACGAAACGGGCTTTCCGGTTCTTCCTGCTGCTGAACGTACCGGCGGCGGTGGGAGTGTACCTGCTGGGCACGCCCATTTCCCAGGTATTGTACGGGACCCGGTTCGCCGGGCCGGCCATTACGGCCCTGGCCCCGGCCATCCTGTTCCTGGGGCTCCACCAGGTGTCCACGGCCCTGCTCCAGGGGCTGGGCCATACCCGGGTACCCATGTGCAACATGCTGTTGAGCCTGATCGTAAAGGTGGGACTGCTGTGGACCCTGACGGCCATACCGGCTTATAACATCCGGGGCGCCGCCTGGGCTACGGATGCCAACCTGGCAGCCGCCGGGCTGGCCAACCTGGGTTTTCTCTACTACACCGACCGGCTGACCCTGCCCTGGAAGGACCTGGTCCGTATCACAGTTTCGGCTGTGGTCATGGGCGGAGCAGTGTACGCGCTGGGTCCGATGCTCAGCGGGGTGCTTTCCAACAGGATCCTGTGGCTCATGGCGGAAGTGATGCTGGGGGCTGGGGTCTACGGCCTGATGCTGGTATTGACCCGGGAGCTGCGGATTTCAGATTTCAAGAGGAGAGAACAACCATGA
- a CDS encoding DUF1934 domain-containing protein: MTPVKITIHSESQGLGDTKPITLVAFGQLTEKNGTTYVRYEETKVTGMEGTRTTLKWTEDSLTVIRHGRYEHRQQYERGRNSTFQYRTPYFTVPMTVFTRSLAIDRQEHSWKVGLSYDLEMDNQPSGRICLRIEIEEEKISGHEECTGGSRHSCRPESH; encoded by the coding sequence ATGACACCAGTTAAGATTACCATCCATAGTGAAAGCCAGGGGCTGGGAGATACGAAGCCCATTACACTGGTGGCCTTCGGGCAGCTGACGGAAAAGAATGGGACCACCTATGTCCGGTATGAAGAAACCAAAGTCACCGGCATGGAGGGGACCCGTACCACCCTGAAATGGACGGAGGATTCTCTGACGGTAATCCGGCACGGCCGTTATGAACATCGGCAGCAGTACGAACGGGGCCGGAACAGTACGTTTCAATACAGGACCCCGTATTTTACTGTGCCCATGACGGTGTTCACCCGCAGCCTGGCCATTGACCGGCAGGAACACAGCTGGAAGGTGGGGCTGTCCTACGATTTGGAAATGGACAATCAGCCCAGTGGAAGGATTTGTTTGCGAATTGAGATCGAGGAGGAAAAAATCAGTGGACATGAAGAATGTACTGGCGGAAGCCGTCACAGCTGCCGTCCGGAAAGCCATTGA
- a CDS encoding CTP synthase codes for MTKYIFVTGGVVSSLGKGITAASLGRLLKSRGYKVTIQKFDPYINIDPGTMSPYQHGEVFVTDDGAETDLDLGHYERFIDISLTRNSNVTAGRIYQSVINKERRGDYLGRTVQVIPHITNEIKERVYRVGREEHADFVITEIGGTVGDIESEPFMEAIRQVKKDVGRNDVLYIHVTLIPYISAAGELKTKPTQHSVKELRSIGITPDILVCRSEKEISKEMREKISMFCDVDADAVFQSITAPSIYEVPMLLEDQGMDKVVLRKLGMEDRPKDMAAWHAMVKKILAPHDKKSTIAVVGKYVELPDAYISIVEALKHASYFHDADVDIEYINAVDLEDPKADFASIFKGVDGILVPGGFGDRGIEGMIRAIQYARENKIPFFGICLGMQCAVIEYARDVCGMTKANSTEFDEATPYPVIYLMPEQMSVEIKGGTMRLGAYPCKLVPGTLAYQAYGTEMISERHRHRYEVNNELRDDLFNHGLVLGGTLPNGKLVEMVELPSDVHPWFMGVQFHPELKSRPTNPHPLFKAFIAAALKYHNH; via the coding sequence ATGACCAAGTATATTTTTGTAACGGGCGGTGTGGTATCGTCTCTGGGTAAAGGGATTACGGCGGCTTCTCTGGGACGTCTGCTGAAGAGCAGAGGCTATAAGGTCACCATCCAGAAGTTCGATCCGTACATCAACATCGACCCCGGTACCATGAGCCCCTACCAGCACGGCGAAGTGTTCGTCACTGACGACGGTGCTGAAACAGACCTGGATCTGGGCCATTATGAACGGTTCATCGACATCAGCCTGACCCGGAACTCCAACGTGACCGCCGGCCGGATCTATCAATCGGTCATCAACAAGGAACGCCGGGGCGATTATCTGGGCCGTACCGTACAGGTCATTCCTCATATCACCAACGAAATCAAGGAACGGGTCTACCGGGTGGGCCGGGAAGAACATGCGGATTTCGTGATCACCGAAATCGGTGGGACCGTGGGGGATATTGAATCCGAACCTTTCATGGAAGCCATCCGGCAGGTCAAGAAGGATGTGGGCCGCAATGATGTGCTGTACATCCATGTAACCCTGATCCCCTACATCTCCGCTGCCGGCGAACTGAAGACGAAACCCACCCAGCACAGCGTCAAGGAACTGCGCAGCATCGGGATCACTCCGGATATCCTGGTGTGCCGCAGCGAAAAAGAAATCAGCAAGGAAATGCGGGAAAAGATTTCCATGTTCTGCGACGTGGATGCAGATGCGGTGTTCCAGTCCATTACCGCTCCCAGCATTTACGAAGTCCCCATGCTGCTGGAAGACCAGGGCATGGACAAAGTGGTGCTGCGGAAACTGGGCATGGAAGACAGACCGAAAGACATGGCTGCCTGGCATGCCATGGTGAAGAAAATCCTGGCTCCCCACGACAAGAAATCCACCATTGCTGTGGTTGGGAAATACGTGGAACTGCCCGATGCCTACATCAGCATCGTGGAAGCCCTGAAACATGCCAGCTATTTCCATGACGCCGATGTGGACATCGAATACATCAACGCCGTGGATCTGGAAGATCCCAAAGCGGACTTTGCAAGCATCTTCAAGGGCGTGGACGGCATCCTGGTGCCCGGCGGCTTCGGTGACCGGGGAATCGAAGGCATGATCCGTGCCATCCAGTATGCCCGGGAAAACAAGATCCCCTTCTTCGGGATCTGCCTGGGGATGCAGTGCGCCGTCATCGAATATGCCCGGGATGTGTGCGGTATGACCAAAGCCAACTCCACGGAATTCGATGAAGCCACTCCGTACCCTGTGATCTATCTGATGCCCGAACAGATGAGCGTGGAAATCAAGGGCGGCACCATGCGTCTGGGGGCTTATCCCTGCAAGCTGGTACCCGGCACCCTGGCCTACCAGGCCTACGGCACCGAAATGATCAGCGAACGGCATCGTCATCGGTACGAAGTGAACAATGAACTGCGGGACGACCTGTTCAACCACGGACTGGTGCTGGGCGGTACCCTGCCCAATGGCAAACTGGTGGAAATGGTGGAACTGCCTTCGGATGTACATCCCTGGTTCATGGGCGTACAGTTCCATCCGGAACTGAAATCCCGTCCCACCAATCCCCATCCTCTGTTCAAGGCCTTCATTGCTGCAGCATTGAAGTATCATAACCATTGA
- the mfd gene encoding transcription-repair coupling factor, with translation MANELTKLLLQEKNVQEAGELWKKATGPVNLTGLTASVKAGFLCALQEMTKAAPPLIFLTVNREAIRGLRRELAYFYPDLAMRELYPASLIHGQVDTRNEQVLAERAAALEMIYRKEPGIIFVTAEAAIQKLPQPDSLVRENIKLAPDQEIEQTLVVEKLVKAGYERTEQVDTLGQLAVRGDILDVFPINGKDPVRIEWFDNTIDVVKRFDLDTQRSTGTLKQVAIMPLAVENQEANASLFQYFSPEQLVIIDEPAGFFEECKKSYGDNREFADQLLEPETMIQQTGKTHSLLVSDLGHPHFPEAPKLHVQVRAMAPYNKNTDLLQKDLKGWLDKGVHPLIMMGTADKAAGLAESLKGNGLDMVYRNQPPLLPEKGGVVFTGSLTNGFYFWDQSWLLITESDIFGMQKKRRLAKQKGKGPALNYFSDIKVGDYVVHDVQGIGRYMGVETIEIDGVHRDYLQLQYAKGDKLHVPVEQVGLLHKYVGNEGTPPKLSNMGRKDWQKATKKAQKAITILATELLRLYAQRKITPGHAFAPDTHWQKEFEASFPFEETPDQLKAIAEIKADMEKPVPMERLLCGDVGYGKTEVAIRAAFKAVMDGKQVAVLAPTTVLAQQHLLTFSQRMGSFGVRVEMLSRFRTPKQQKEIMDRLAEGKIDVLIGTHRILNPDVEFHDLGLLIIDEEQRFGVAQKEKIKQRSAGIDVLTLSATPIPRTLHLALVKGRDMSIIESPPEDRLPVETYVAEYDDGMVREALEREIRRGGRIYYVHNRIEGLSRIAAHLRELVPGITIGIAHGRMTEDELEDVMLGFYHGDFDVLLCTTIIENGLDVPLANTIIIDGAENFGLSQLYQMRGRVGRSSRLAYAYFLYKKDRVLSEVAQKRLQAIRDFTELGAGFKIAMRDLEIRGAGNLLGAEQHGQIAGVGFDLYCRLLEKTINTLQNGGNPDEPVAPDPVIEMKLDAYIPDGYIDNPRYKLELYHRFGDMKYEDRNDLMDEIIDRFGNPPQQVVNLWRVAALRDLCRKLKITGIAVRPGEIRITFDPHSKANPDVLQALIREYVPRATLKMGPQPQFILKTRGLKEEPLQWLEKNVSRMV, from the coding sequence ATGGCAAATGAACTGACGAAATTACTGCTCCAGGAAAAAAATGTACAGGAAGCAGGGGAGCTGTGGAAGAAAGCAACAGGACCTGTGAATCTGACCGGCCTTACCGCATCGGTGAAAGCCGGCTTTTTGTGTGCTCTGCAGGAAATGACGAAGGCGGCTCCGCCTCTGATTTTCCTGACGGTGAACCGGGAAGCCATCCGGGGCCTCCGCCGGGAACTGGCCTATTTCTATCCGGATCTGGCCATGCGGGAACTGTACCCGGCCAGCCTGATCCACGGTCAGGTGGATACCCGCAACGAACAGGTGCTGGCGGAACGGGCGGCCGCCCTGGAGATGATCTATAGAAAAGAACCGGGGATCATTTTTGTCACGGCAGAGGCAGCCATCCAGAAGCTGCCCCAGCCTGACAGCCTGGTACGGGAGAACATCAAACTGGCTCCAGATCAGGAAATCGAACAGACCCTAGTGGTGGAAAAACTGGTGAAGGCCGGTTATGAACGGACGGAGCAGGTGGATACCCTGGGGCAGCTGGCCGTACGGGGGGACATCCTGGATGTATTCCCCATCAACGGCAAGGATCCGGTGCGGATTGAATGGTTCGACAACACCATCGACGTGGTGAAACGGTTCGACCTGGATACCCAGCGCAGTACCGGGACCCTGAAGCAAGTGGCTATCATGCCCCTGGCGGTGGAGAACCAGGAAGCTAATGCCTCCCTGTTCCAGTACTTTTCTCCGGAACAGCTGGTGATCATCGATGAGCCGGCTGGCTTCTTTGAAGAATGTAAAAAAAGCTACGGGGACAACCGGGAATTCGCCGACCAGCTGCTGGAACCGGAAACCATGATCCAGCAGACCGGAAAGACCCACAGCCTCCTGGTCAGCGATCTGGGCCATCCCCATTTTCCGGAGGCGCCCAAGCTCCACGTCCAGGTGCGGGCCATGGCTCCCTACAACAAGAACACGGACCTGCTCCAGAAGGACCTGAAGGGCTGGCTGGACAAGGGCGTCCATCCTCTGATCATGATGGGGACGGCGGATAAGGCGGCCGGCCTGGCGGAGAGCCTGAAGGGGAACGGTCTGGACATGGTCTACCGGAATCAGCCGCCCCTGCTGCCGGAAAAGGGTGGCGTGGTGTTCACGGGCAGCTTGACCAACGGGTTCTATTTCTGGGACCAGTCCTGGCTCCTGATCACCGAAAGCGATATCTTCGGGATGCAGAAAAAACGCCGGCTGGCCAAACAGAAGGGCAAAGGACCGGCTCTGAACTATTTCTCTGACATCAAAGTGGGAGATTACGTGGTCCACGACGTCCAGGGCATCGGCCGGTATATGGGCGTGGAGACCATTGAAATCGACGGGGTCCATCGGGATTATCTGCAGCTGCAGTATGCCAAGGGGGACAAGCTCCATGTGCCCGTGGAACAGGTGGGCCTGCTCCACAAATACGTGGGCAATGAGGGCACACCGCCCAAGCTGTCCAACATGGGCCGCAAGGACTGGCAGAAGGCCACGAAGAAGGCCCAGAAGGCCATCACCATCCTGGCCACGGAACTGCTGCGGCTGTATGCCCAGCGGAAGATCACGCCGGGCCATGCCTTTGCGCCGGATACCCACTGGCAGAAGGAATTTGAGGCCAGTTTCCCCTTTGAAGAGACCCCGGACCAGCTGAAGGCCATTGCCGAAATCAAGGCAGATATGGAAAAGCCCGTCCCCATGGAACGGCTGCTGTGCGGGGACGTGGGCTACGGAAAAACAGAAGTGGCCATCCGGGCGGCCTTCAAGGCGGTCATGGACGGCAAGCAGGTGGCCGTACTGGCGCCCACCACGGTGCTGGCTCAGCAGCATTTGCTTACCTTCAGCCAGCGCATGGGCTCTTTCGGGGTGCGGGTGGAGATGCTCAGCCGGTTCCGCACGCCCAAACAGCAAAAAGAAATCATGGACCGGCTGGCTGAGGGCAAGATCGATGTGCTCATCGGCACCCACCGGATCCTGAATCCGGATGTGGAGTTCCACGATCTGGGGCTGCTGATCATCGACGAGGAGCAGCGCTTCGGGGTGGCCCAGAAGGAAAAAATCAAGCAGCGCAGTGCAGGGATCGATGTGCTGACCCTGTCGGCCACGCCCATTCCCCGGACGCTGCATCTGGCCCTGGTGAAAGGCCGGGATATGAGTATCATCGAATCCCCTCCGGAGGACCGGCTGCCGGTGGAGACCTATGTGGCCGAATACGATGATGGCATGGTGCGGGAGGCTCTGGAGCGGGAAATCCGCCGGGGCGGACGGATCTACTACGTCCACAACCGCATCGAAGGCCTTTCCCGGATCGCCGCCCATCTGCGGGAACTGGTGCCGGGCATCACCATCGGCATCGCTCACGGGCGGATGACCGAGGACGAGCTGGAAGATGTGATGCTAGGCTTCTATCATGGAGACTTCGATGTGCTCCTGTGCACCACCATCATCGAAAACGGGTTGGATGTACCCCTGGCCAACACCATCATCATCGATGGAGCCGAGAACTTCGGGCTGTCCCAGCTGTACCAGATGCGGGGCCGGGTGGGCCGTTCCTCCCGGCTGGCCTATGCCTATTTCCTGTACAAGAAGGATAGGGTGCTCAGTGAAGTGGCCCAGAAACGGCTGCAGGCCATCCGTGATTTCACGGAACTGGGTGCCGGATTCAAGATTGCCATGCGGGATCTGGAGATCCGGGGTGCCGGCAACCTGCTGGGCGCCGAACAGCACGGTCAGATCGCCGGTGTAGGCTTCGACCTGTACTGCCGGCTGCTGGAAAAGACCATCAACACCCTGCAGAACGGAGGCAACCCCGACGAACCGGTGGCACCGGATCCGGTGATCGAAATGAAGCTGGATGCCTACATCCCCGATGGGTACATCGACAATCCCCGGTACAAGCTGGAACTGTACCATCGCTTCGGAGATATGAAATATGAAGACCGGAACGACCTGATGGATGAAATCATCGACCGGTTCGGCAATCCGCCCCAGCAGGTGGTGAACCTGTGGCGGGTGGCGGCGCTGCGGGATCTGTGCCGGAAACTGAAGATCACCGGCATCGCTGTGCGGCCCGGTGAAATCCGGATTACGTTCGACCCCCACAGCAAGGCCAATCCGGATGTGCTCCAGGCACTGATCCGGGAATACGTGCCCCGTGCCACGCTGAAGATGGGACCCCAGCCCCAGTTCATCCTGAAAACCCGGGGCTTGAAGGAAGAACCCCTGCAATGGCTGGAAAAGAACGTTTCCCGTATGGTATAA